The Quercus robur chromosome 7, dhQueRobu3.1, whole genome shotgun sequence genome has a segment encoding these proteins:
- the LOC126692149 gene encoding ABC transporter B family member 29, chloroplastic encodes MSLFLLNPPSPPPSKLLKLKHRHKHKHSPFSTPPIPPLLPPKNSSTFKPLNSTQKLPSNPNPSLSKTLNSLKPYLLSQHKPILFGWLCSLISVFSLSKLVPKLSQFSSTVTTTTTTTALKLRDQGLVLGALLLVRFVASYWQQAFLWDAALNAGFRIRFHVFDRVLQRDLAFFESSGAVSSGDIAYRITAEAADVADTIYAILNTIVPSTLQLSAMAAQMLMISPVLSLISAMVIPCMALSIAYLGEKLRKISKRARMSIASLSAYLNEALPAILFVKASNSEPCESARFKRLAHTDLCEHLKKKKMKAFIPQMTQIIYFGALFIFCVGSLVVSSGSFDGCSMVSFVTSLVFLIEPIQGVGKAYNELKQGEPAIERLFELMRFKSKVIEKSDAIDLYNIIGEVKFCNISFRYGDNMPFVLNGLNLHVQAGETIALVGPSGGGKTTLVKLLLRLYDPLSGCILIDNHNIQDIRLDSLRRHVSLVPQDITLFSGTVAENIGYKDLLSKIDMDSVEHAAQTANADEFIRKLPEGYKTNIGPRGSILSGGQKQRLALARALYQNSSILILDEATSALDSRSELLVRQAMERIMENHTVLVIAHRMETVLMAKRVFLLDDGKLEELNRSTLLGGSHHDKVLSTGLVI; translated from the exons ATGTCTCTCTTTCTTCTGAACCCTCCATCTCCACCACCCTCTAAACtcctcaaactcaaacacagacacaaacacaaacactctCCCTTCTCCACTCCCCCAATTCCACCACTCCTCCCTCCCAAAAACTCCTCCACCTTCAAACCCCTCAACTCCACACAAAAGCTCCCTTCAAACCCCAATCCCTCTCTCTCCAAAACCCTCAATTCCCTCAAACCTTACCTCCTCTCTCAGCACAAACCCATATTATTCGGCTGGCTCTGCAGCCTCATCTCTGTCTTCTCCCTCTCCAAGCTCGTCCCCAAGCTCTCCCAATTCTCCTCCACcgtcaccaccaccaccaccaccaccgccctCAAGTTGAGAGACCAGGGTTTGGTCTTGGGGGCTTTGCTGTTGGTCCGATTCGTCGCCAGTTACTGGCAGCAAGCGTTCCTGTGGGACGCTGCTTTGAACGCCGGGTTTCGAATTAGGTTCCATGTTTTTGACCGGGTCCTGCAGAGGGACCTTGCGTTTTTTGAATCTTCAGGTGCTGTTTCGTCTGGAGATATCGCGTATCGGATCACTGCTGAGGCCGCCGATGTGGCCGATACGATCTACGCTATTCTCAAT ACCATTGTACCCAGTACTTTGCAATTGTCCGCAATGGCAGCACAGATGTTAATGATCAGCCCTGTGCTTTCTTTGATTTCAGCTATG GTAATTCCGTGTATGGCTCTTTCCATTGCCTATCTTGGTGAGAAACTTAGAAAGATATCCAAGAGGGCACGTATGAGCATTGCTTCCCTCTCAGCCTATCTAAATGAG GCCCTTCCAGCAATTCTATTTGTGAAAGCAAGCAACTCAGAGCCGTGTGAGAGTGCCCGGTTTAAAAGGCTTGCTCACACTGATTTATGTGaacatttgaagaagaagaaaatgaaagcattCATACCTCAGATGACACAGATTATATATTTTGGagcattatttatattttgtgttgGCTCACTGGTGGTTTCAAGCGGTTCTTTTGATGGCTGTAGCATGGTTTCATTCGTAACAtcattggtttttttaattgagcCAATTCAG GGTGTGGGAAAGGCATACAATGAGTTGAAGCAAGGAGAACCAGCTATTGAACGCCTGTTTGAGTTGATGAGGTTCAAGTCTAAG GTCATTGAGAAATCAGATGCCATTGACTTGTACAATATCATAGGAGAGGTGAAATTTTGCAATATCTCATTTAGATATGGGGACAATATGCCCTTTGTTTTGAATGGATTGAATCTCCATGTCCAAGCTGGAGAGACCATAGCTCTTGTTGGGCCCTCTGGTGGAGGAAAGACGACCCTTGTAAAATTGCTTCTCCGGCTTTATGATCCTTTATCTG GTTGCATACTTATTGATAACCATAACATACAAGACATCCGGTTGGATAGTTTGAGGAGACATGTCAGCCTGGTTCCTCAGGATATA ACACTTTTTTCAGGAACGGTTGCTGAAAACATTGGCTATAAGGATCTGTTGTCAAAAATTGACATGGATAGTGTGGAGCATGCAGCACAAACGGCAAATGCTGATGAATTTATCAGAAAACTTCCAGAAGGGTACAAAACTAATATTGGACCAAGGGGCTCGATTTTGAGTGGAGGCCAAAAGCAGAG acTAGCACTTGCAAGGGCACTCTATCAGAACTCCTCTATATTGATACTGGATGAAGCAACTTCTGCTTTGGATAGTAGGTCTGAGTTATTGGTGAGACAAGCCATGGAGCGCATAATGGAAAATCATACT GTACTGGTCATTGCACACCGCATGGAAACAGTTTTGATGGCTAAGCGAGTATTCCTTTTGGATGATGGGAAGCTAGAGGAGCTAAATCGCTCAACGCTTTTGGGTGGTAGTCACCATGACAAGGTGTTATCTACTGGGCTTGTGATCTGA
- the LOC126692150 gene encoding replication protein A 14 kDa subunit B — MDTSNPSVFVNAELLRLYVGRRVRAVIQVLRSDGGVVTGKSTDENQIIVKGSPPVPLSNFVEVIGIADTEKSIRAEIWSNFGNTFDTHTYNQLCQLANGEFKHLFL, encoded by the exons ATGGATACGTCAAACCCTTCAGTTTTTGTCAATGCAGAGCTGCTGCGTTTGTACGTTGGTCGCAGGGTCCGGGCAGTGATTCAGGTTTTGCGATCTGATGGTGGAGTAGTTACAGGAAAGTCTACTGATGAGAACCAGATAATTGTAAAAGGCTCTCCACCGGTTCCTCTCTCAAATTTTGTTGAGGTTATTGGTATTGCTGACACTGAGAAATCCATCCGTGCTGAAATATGGAGCAACTTTGGCAACACATTTG ACACACATACATACAATCAGCTTTGTCAACTTGCAAATGGGGAATTTAAACATTTGTTCCTTTGA